The Sesamum indicum cultivar Zhongzhi No. 13 linkage group LG6, S_indicum_v1.0, whole genome shotgun sequence genomic interval ATCATGATTAATCTCCCTTAACTGCAGGATTTTTGGTTTTCCCTCTCCTTcgatttcatcaatttttggAGTAGTTTCATGTGTACATGGATCCGGCGGAGTTGAGTCGAGTGTTCGGGATGTTCGATCGGAATGGCGACGGCAAGATAAGCCGGGTGGAATTGAGCGAATCACTGGAAAAATTGGGGATCCACATCCCGGAGAAGGAGCTGAAGCAGATGATCGACAAGATCGACGTGAACGGCGACGGATTCGTGGACGAGGAGGAGTTCGGAGAGCTGTGCGCGGCGATAATGGCGGACGAGAGTAGGGGAGACGAGGAGGAGGACATGCGGGAGGCTTTCAACGTGTTCGACCAAAACGGGGACGGATTCATCACGGTGGAGGAGCTGCGGGCGGTGCTCGCATCCCTAGGGATCAAACAGGGGCGGACGGTCGAGGATTGCAAGCGGATGATCAAGAAAGTCGACGTCGACGGCGACGGAAGGGTTAATTTTGATGAGTTCCGACAGATGATGAAGG includes:
- the LOC105163780 gene encoding calmodulin-like protein 3, whose protein sequence is MDPAELSRVFGMFDRNGDGKISRVELSESLEKLGIHIPEKELKQMIDKIDVNGDGFVDEEEFGELCAAIMADESRGDEEEDMREAFNVFDQNGDGFITVEELRAVLASLGIKQGRTVEDCKRMIKKVDVDGDGRVNFDEFRQMMKGGGFATLTSS